One genomic window of Acomys russatus chromosome 29, mAcoRus1.1, whole genome shotgun sequence includes the following:
- the LOC127211565 gene encoding arylacetamide deacetylase-like 4 family member 1: protein MFLVIVLFTIASLLVLGVNAWLLIEEIFIVRVPPAMHHRVRFHVVHYFFHLCITLGNLLEKMKISTMPHFVRFVQDLLSSKNNPGVLVKNLHFGTIPVRLFQPKAPCSGLRRGIVFYHGGGGVFGSLDCFHNICSFLARETDSVLLSVGYRKLPDHHHPAAFQDCLNATIHFLKDLKTYGVDPARVVVSGESIGGGAAAIIAQVLLDRQDLPKFRAQVLINPIIQGINFQLPSYRQNQNAPFLSRKFLMTCVCKYLAINVSWIDAMGKGTFIPPDNWEKYKKWVSSDNIPQRFKSPGPQPEFPGRFNESAYLETRLLFSSETSPLLADDKIIAQLPEAFMVSCEHDVLRDDTLLYKKRLEDQGVPVTWCHLEDGFHGCILLFDKGIFSFPCSHNLMSSTVSYIKGI, encoded by the exons ATGTTCTTGGTGATAGTGCTCTTCACCATTGCATCCCTCCTGGTCCTGGGGGTCAATGCATGGCTTCTCATAGAAGAGATCTTCATTGTCCGTGTCCCTCCTGCCATGCACCACCGAGTGAGGTTTCACGTTGTACACTACTTTTTCCATCTATGCATAACACTG GGGAATTTACTGGAGAAGATGAAAATCTCTACCATGCCCCACTTTGTACGCTTTGTACAAGACCTACTGTCATCAAAGAATAATCCTGGTGTGCTGGTGAAGAACTTGCATTTTGGAACAATCCCTGTGAGACTGTTCCAGCCCAAGGCACCCTGCTCTGGCCTCCGGAGAGGCATCGTCTTCTACCATGGAGGAGGTGGTGTGTTCGGTAGCCTGG ATTGTTTCCACAACATATGCAGCTTTTTGGCCCGGGAGACAGATTCAGTGCTGTTGTCAGTGGG aTACCGCAAGCTTCCTGATCACCATCACCCTGCTGCTTTCCAGGATTGCCTGAATGCCACCATCCATTTCTTGAAAGACCTGAAAACCTATGGGGTAGACCCAGCCCGGGTGGTAGTTAGTGGAGAAAGCATTGGAGGTGGGGCTGCAGCCATTATCGCCCAGGTGTTATTGGACAGACAAGACCTTCCCAAATTTCGGGCTCAGGTTCTGATTAACCCAATCATCCAGGGGATCAATTTTCAGTTACCATCTTATCGGCAGAATCAAAATGCCCCATTTCTATCTCGGAAATTTTTGATGACTTGTGTATGTAAGTATCTGGCCATCAACGTGTCCTGGATTGACGCCATGGGAAAAGGTACTTTTATACCCCCCGACAACTGGGAGAAGTATAAGAAATGGGTCAGCTCTGACAATATCCCCCAAAGATTCAAGAGCCCAGGCCCACAACCAGAATTTCCCGGACGTTTTAATGAGTCTGCCTATTTGGAAACCAGACTTCTTTTCAGTTCAGAAACTTCACCTCTCCTGGCAGATGACAAGATCATTGCTCAGCTTCCTGAAGCGTTCATGGTGAGCTGTGAGCACGATGTTCTCCGCGATGACACCTTGCTCTACAAGAAACGCTTGGAGGACCAAGGGGTCCCTGTGACCTGGTGCCATCTGGAAGATGGCTTTCATGGGTGCATACTTTTATTTGATAAgggcattttttcttttccttgttcacATAATCTTATGAGTTCTACGGTCAGTTATATAAAGGGCATATGA